The Mesotoga sp. Brook.08.105.5.1 genome includes a region encoding these proteins:
- the rfbD gene encoding dTDP-4-dehydrorhamnose reductase, which translates to MKLLITGANGQLGQDLQKECERRGIQYIATDYLEGSTLHVGRESESLHDEPRATTFEPNPNQPISESANQLLHLDITDLKSVRETVSQTNPEAIINCAAYNAVDKAEEDWKNAFLVNAIGPKNLAIVANEIGIPLMHFSTDYVFDGKKGSSYFVWDEPKPLSKYGQSKLYGEQLVSLFSNRSFIVRLSWVFGAGNTNFVKKILEWSKGKNELKIVDDQISSPAYTADLSRAIIDLLETKAYGIYQMANTGYCSRYEWAKHILELTGWKGKIVPVKGSDFKTAAQRPEFSAMNTFPLNETIGYELPEWKDATERFLKEISVRSEE; encoded by the coding sequence ATGAAACTTCTAATAACCGGAGCCAACGGACAACTCGGACAGGATCTGCAGAAAGAATGTGAGCGGCGAGGTATTCAATATATTGCTACGGACTATTTGGAAGGTAGCACGTTGCACGTAGGTCGTGAATCAGAGTCTTTACACGACGAACCACGCGCCACGACCTTCGAGCCAAATCCAAATCAGCCAATCAGCGAATCTGCTAATCAACTGCTTCACCTAGACATTACCGATCTCAAATCTGTGAGAGAAACTGTCTCACAAACGAATCCTGAGGCAATAATCAACTGTGCTGCATACAACGCAGTAGATAAGGCAGAAGAAGACTGGAAGAATGCATTTTTGGTCAACGCCATCGGTCCGAAGAACCTCGCGATAGTCGCAAACGAAATAGGAATTCCTCTCATGCATTTCAGCACAGACTATGTTTTTGACGGAAAGAAGGGAAGTTCTTACTTCGTATGGGATGAGCCAAAGCCATTATCGAAATACGGGCAAAGCAAGCTATATGGTGAACAACTAGTCTCACTTTTCTCGAATCGTAGCTTCATTGTCAGATTAAGCTGGGTTTTCGGCGCCGGGAATACGAACTTTGTCAAGAAAATCCTCGAATGGTCGAAGGGGAAGAATGAACTAAAGATTGTAGATGATCAGATATCCTCCCCGGCGTATACTGCTGATCTTTCCAGGGCGATCATCGATCTTCTAGAAACCAAAGCTTATGGAATATATCAGATGGCAAACACTGGATACTGTAGCAGATATGAATGGGCGAAACACATACTCGAGCTCACAGGATGGAAGGGAAAGATTGTCCCGGTTAAGGGCAGCGACTTCAAGACGGCGGCGCAGAGACCGGAATTCTCCGCCATGAATACTTTCCCACTGAATGAAACGATTGGATACGAACTGCCAGAATGGAAAGATGCAACTGAGAGATTTCTGAAAGAAATCTCGGTGAGAAGTGAAGAGTGA
- a CDS encoding four helix bundle protein, with product MEFKNLIIWQKAVELAESVYSLIHKFPSFETFGLGNQLRKASVSIPSNIAEGSARGHAKEYIQFLYQSRGSLAEVITQVELAMKFGYAEASETLKIDALCVELSKMINLTITSLKSKLVRS from the coding sequence TTGGAATTCAAGAATCTGATTATTTGGCAGAAAGCCGTAGAACTAGCGGAGAGTGTGTATTCACTCATACACAAATTCCCTTCGTTCGAGACTTTTGGTCTTGGAAACCAGTTGAGAAAAGCTTCTGTCTCAATCCCTTCAAACATCGCCGAGGGTTCGGCAAGAGGTCACGCAAAAGAGTACATACAGTTCCTTTACCAGTCAAGAGGTTCACTGGCCGAAGTGATTACTCAGGTAGAGCTCGCCATGAAGTTCGGCTACGCAGAAGCTTCAGAAACATTAAAGATAGACGCTTTGTGCGTAGAATTGTCCAAGATGATCAATTTGACCATTACTTCTCTTAAGAGCAAGTTGGTCAGATCGTGA
- the rfbB gene encoding dTDP-glucose 4,6-dehydratase: MTILVTGVAGFIGSNFVYYYLRKHPERKIIGLDNLTYAGNLDNLSGLTEEEKKRFTFIKGDICDPELMERIFNDQDIDGVINFAAESHVDRSIHDPQIFLKTNILGTQVLLDAAKKHWRGENGWKCIDLTKHESETDRSISANLQSCKPAKFLQISTDEVYGALGPTGYFTEKTPLDPHSPYSASKASADLIVKAYHDTYGLPVNITRCSNNYGPYQFPEKLIPLMINNALNHKPLPVYGDGRQIRDWLYVEDHCRAIDLVFENGESGEVYNIGGHNERENIYIVKKIIEILRKKTGDLVINESLIKHVTDRLGHDRRYGIDPTKITQELGWKPTIMFDEGIEMTIDWYLNNGEWIGIVTSGKYLEFHDRY, encoded by the coding sequence TTGACAATTTTAGTTACTGGTGTGGCCGGTTTTATAGGAAGCAACTTCGTATATTACTATCTTCGCAAACACCCTGAGAGAAAGATTATAGGTCTGGACAATCTAACTTATGCAGGAAATCTGGACAATCTTTCAGGATTGACTGAAGAAGAGAAAAAGAGATTCACCTTCATAAAAGGTGATATCTGTGATCCCGAACTTATGGAGCGTATCTTCAACGATCAAGACATAGATGGAGTAATAAACTTCGCAGCCGAGTCACACGTGGATAGATCAATTCACGATCCCCAGATATTTCTGAAGACAAACATACTGGGAACACAGGTTCTCCTCGATGCCGCAAAAAAGCACTGGAGAGGTGAAAACGGCTGGAAATGCATAGATCTTACTAAACATGAGTCAGAAACAGATAGATCAATTTCAGCCAACCTGCAAAGCTGCAAACCTGCCAAGTTTCTTCAGATTTCAACCGACGAAGTCTATGGAGCTCTCGGACCCACAGGATACTTCACGGAGAAGACGCCACTTGACCCGCACAGTCCATATTCAGCATCGAAAGCTTCGGCCGATCTGATAGTAAAAGCTTATCACGATACCTACGGACTGCCAGTCAATATAACAAGATGCTCGAACAATTACGGGCCTTACCAGTTTCCAGAAAAGCTTATACCCCTCATGATAAATAATGCGCTCAATCACAAACCTCTGCCGGTATATGGTGACGGCAGACAGATAAGGGACTGGCTATATGTTGAAGACCACTGCAGGGCAATTGATCTGGTTTTCGAGAATGGTGAGTCTGGGGAAGTCTATAACATAGGCGGCCACAACGAGAGGGAGAACATCTACATAGTCAAGAAAATAATCGAGATACTTAGAAAAAAGACTGGGGATTTAGTAATAAATGAATCGCTCATAAAACACGTGACCGACAGACTGGGCCACGACAGAAGATACGGTATAGATCCTACTAAGATAACTCAAGAGCTGGGATGGAAACCTACGATCATGTTCGATGAAGGTATAGAGATGACAATAGACTGGTATTTGAATAATGGAGAGTGGATAGGCATAGTTACTTCCGGGAAATACTTGGAGTTTCATGATAGATACTGA
- a CDS encoding glycosyltransferase, whose translation MMNGLYVVNVDIENKSGYKDKILGQIDVLSKITDHMYVLASNGNEYFFGEYLDRSIGKIMSVKQSKKIRYIRGFINQHKLLSLLRTMIDKHDVDFAYIRRIIPLTTSVLRTLRGLKKQKTQLFYEYPTYPWQEEMRSNPKTFGRLNYYLDKWNYRKLFDIVDFIPAMVSCDCFSSQIENEKLIKINNGVCVEKLPVVSPVSHEGLNLLAVGHLQNWHGFDRVIKGLSEFYNSGGTQLVKFLVVGDGQELQALRELAQNLGLVNEVVFFGAMTGKELDAIFNLSDIAVASIGNHRKKVFKDSALKSREYCARGIPFILASYDDDFPEEFRYVHRIPADDSPVDIASILVFFNSIKKDDYSTIMRHYAQRTLTWDKKMLPIIDKILQNQHPKNESNN comes from the coding sequence ATGATGAATGGTCTATACGTTGTGAATGTTGACATTGAAAACAAGAGTGGATACAAAGACAAGATTCTTGGTCAGATCGATGTGCTCTCAAAGATTACGGATCACATGTATGTCTTGGCTTCAAATGGAAATGAATACTTCTTTGGAGAGTATTTGGACAGGTCAATCGGCAAAATTATGAGTGTGAAACAGTCCAAGAAAATTAGATACATCAGAGGTTTCATTAATCAGCACAAGCTTCTTTCTCTTCTGAGAACTATGATAGATAAACATGATGTTGATTTTGCCTATATAAGGAGGATCATTCCACTTACAACAAGCGTTCTTCGAACACTCAGAGGTTTGAAGAAACAAAAAACGCAACTCTTCTATGAGTATCCTACCTATCCTTGGCAAGAGGAAATGAGAAGCAATCCCAAGACTTTCGGGAGACTAAACTACTACTTGGATAAGTGGAACTACAGAAAGCTTTTCGATATAGTTGATTTTATTCCTGCAATGGTTAGCTGTGACTGTTTTTCATCACAAATAGAAAATGAGAAACTCATCAAGATAAATAACGGTGTTTGTGTTGAAAAATTGCCAGTTGTTTCGCCAGTCAGTCATGAGGGGCTTAATCTACTCGCAGTTGGACATTTGCAGAACTGGCATGGATTCGATCGTGTGATTAAAGGGCTTTCGGAATTCTATAATTCAGGTGGTACTCAATTAGTAAAATTTCTTGTAGTAGGCGATGGTCAAGAACTTCAAGCTTTGAGAGAATTAGCGCAGAATCTAGGGTTAGTGAACGAGGTAGTTTTTTTTGGTGCAATGACTGGCAAAGAACTTGACGCAATCTTTAACCTATCAGACATTGCAGTTGCAAGCATAGGGAATCACAGGAAAAAAGTGTTCAAGGATAGTGCTTTGAAAAGTAGAGAATACTGTGCAAGAGGAATCCCATTTATATTGGCATCATATGATGATGACTTTCCCGAAGAATTCAGGTACGTTCACAGGATTCCAGCAGATGACTCGCCAGTTGATATTGCTTCAATTCTAGTCTTCTTCAATAGCATCAAGAAAGATGATTATTCTACCATAATGAGACATTATGCTCAGCGGACCTTGACTTGGGATAAAAAAATGCTTCCAATTATTGATAAGATTCTACAGAACCAACATCCTAAGAACGAATCCAACAATTAG
- a CDS encoding glycosyltransferase family 2 protein codes for MNHCFVVLNWNGFLQTRECVESILKYESSSGILVVDNGSNQEEVSALQEFLAIRGFFSVDQGHEAGFPNLRTSGLKLLYRLKENYGYAIGNNYGIKLAEQIGFEYITVSNNDVVLTMPVINELTTELSKNDNAAAIGPRVYSNHLKTETNPMRSRSSFFYLFWYRIFYPILLPFDKIHRLNFRTYAGRSRRLETNEFLSGCFVTFDAVKLHQVNYLDENTFLYNEEEILALKLRSKGYESLYCQSVSIMHNNAMTTRTLPSRQVNMHYFNSTLYFVRNYKKYGTFRVGLMKFANFIWANIWLPAKKIIEKRVI; via the coding sequence ATGAATCATTGTTTTGTTGTACTTAACTGGAATGGTTTTCTGCAGACTCGCGAATGCGTTGAATCAATTCTTAAATATGAAAGCTCCAGTGGGATACTTGTAGTTGATAACGGTTCAAATCAAGAAGAAGTATCAGCTCTTCAGGAATTTCTTGCTATTAGGGGATTCTTTTCTGTAGATCAAGGACATGAAGCGGGATTCCCAAACTTGAGAACGAGTGGGTTAAAGTTGCTTTATCGTTTAAAGGAAAACTATGGCTATGCGATAGGTAATAACTATGGTATAAAACTTGCCGAACAAATCGGATTTGAATACATTACTGTTAGTAACAATGATGTTGTCTTAACGATGCCTGTCATAAATGAGTTGACCACTGAATTGAGTAAAAATGACAATGCTGCTGCTATAGGCCCAAGAGTGTACTCCAATCATCTAAAAACTGAAACAAATCCTATGCGTAGTAGATCAAGTTTCTTCTATCTTTTTTGGTATAGAATATTTTATCCGATTCTTTTACCTTTTGACAAAATTCATCGCTTGAATTTTCGGACATATGCGGGAAGATCAAGACGATTAGAGACTAACGAGTTTCTAAGTGGCTGCTTTGTGACATTTGACGCAGTTAAGCTGCATCAAGTTAATTATTTAGACGAGAACACATTTCTATATAACGAGGAGGAGATCCTCGCTCTGAAACTAAGATCAAAGGGCTACGAAAGCTTATATTGTCAGTCTGTTTCAATTATGCATAATAATGCAATGACAACAAGAACGTTGCCAAGTAGACAAGTAAACATGCATTATTTCAATTCCACGCTCTATTTTGTAAGAAATTACAAGAAGTATGGAACTTTCAGGGTGGGTTTAATGAAGTTTGCCAACTTTATTTGGGCAAATATCTGGCTACCAGCAAAGAAAATAATTGAAAAGAGAGTAATTTAG
- a CDS encoding glycosyltransferase — MKTIIVNDVAASMGGALSILRQFLRELKENEMAKSFRWIIFVSNDLVNEFSSEYIEIVKVDAKKWRKRIWWDTFGICKWLHDRHIEPSLAVSLMSVGFRKLDSPQIVYMHQSLPFGDFNEFMPFELKARFYRLAIWKWMKRTIRRDSSVVVQTNWMKEAVSNKLRIPKEQIHVIRPVIEPFAGEELRCVNNKSYYLFYPAVASASYKNHELLIKILSTIKKKKPELYPRITLAFTCNPDDNRITKYYYRLSKKLSVDERIEWKGYLSKDEMLREYIQSDIVLFPSKLETFGLPLIEAASMGKPIFVLDEPYAHDVLEGYKGVKYIPDDPAQWAEKLEETLATRKRYFEKYENEDSGGWSKFMNLLVSTCKLNEY; from the coding sequence TTGAAGACAATAATTGTTAATGATGTTGCAGCTTCTATGGGTGGGGCCTTGTCTATTCTGAGACAATTTCTACGGGAACTCAAAGAAAATGAAATGGCTAAATCGTTCAGATGGATTATATTTGTCTCGAATGATCTTGTCAATGAGTTCAGCAGTGAGTACATCGAAATAGTAAAGGTAGATGCAAAAAAATGGAGAAAGCGTATCTGGTGGGATACGTTCGGGATTTGCAAGTGGCTGCACGACCGTCATATTGAGCCTTCCTTAGCTGTATCATTGATGAGTGTGGGATTTCGAAAGCTTGATTCCCCTCAGATAGTGTACATGCATCAGTCTTTACCTTTTGGAGACTTCAACGAGTTCATGCCATTTGAGTTAAAAGCAAGGTTTTATCGTTTGGCAATATGGAAATGGATGAAAAGAACTATAAGAAGAGACTCATCAGTCGTTGTTCAGACAAACTGGATGAAAGAAGCGGTGAGCAATAAACTTAGAATTCCAAAAGAGCAAATCCATGTCATTAGGCCTGTAATTGAACCATTTGCTGGAGAGGAATTGCGGTGCGTAAACAACAAGAGTTACTATCTTTTCTATCCGGCAGTTGCTAGTGCTTCGTACAAAAATCATGAGTTGCTTATCAAAATACTATCGACAATAAAAAAGAAAAAGCCAGAGCTATATCCTAGGATCACACTCGCATTCACCTGCAATCCTGATGATAATAGAATAACGAAATACTATTATCGTCTGTCCAAAAAACTTTCTGTTGATGAGAGAATTGAGTGGAAGGGCTACCTAAGCAAAGATGAAATGCTTAGAGAGTATATTCAATCAGACATAGTGCTTTTCCCGTCAAAGCTGGAAACATTTGGTTTGCCTTTGATAGAAGCAGCTTCAATGGGAAAGCCCATTTTTGTTCTTGACGAACCTTACGCTCACGATGTTCTCGAAGGTTATAAAGGAGTCAAGTACATACCGGACGATCCTGCACAATGGGCTGAAAAACTAGAGGAGACTCTCGCTACAAGAAAGCGTTATTTCGAAAAGTACGAAAATGAAGATTCGGGTGGATGGAGTAAGTTTATGAACCTGCTTGTCAGTACATGCAAACTAAATGAGTATTGA
- the wecB gene encoding UDP-N-acetylglucosamine 2-epimerase (non-hydrolyzing) — translation MTKTKVMTIVGTRPEIIRLAAIIKKFDKYFDHILVHTGQNWDYSLNEIFFQELEIRKPDYFLNVPGKHLGETMGNIISAAYEVLLKEKPEALLILGDTNSALSAIPAKRLKIPIFHMEAGNRCFDQNVPEEINRKIVDHISDINLPYTEHSRRYLLSEGFRKEHIFVTGSPMPEVLYHFMDKIDNSDALERLNLEDGKYILVSAHREENLDIEKNFNEVVNTLNIVAEEFKLPVIYSTHPRSWKKIEEKGVKFNPLITNLRPFGFFDYNKLQKKAYCVLSDSGTLSEESSIMGFPAVLFRTSTERPEVLDKGSIVIGGIKARGVVNAITIARETFKSEERAPLSPDYVDRNVSDKVLRIVQGCFEIINRTSWLKEV, via the coding sequence ATGACCAAAACTAAGGTAATGACAATAGTTGGAACCAGGCCGGAAATAATAAGGCTGGCCGCGATAATAAAGAAGTTTGATAAATACTTCGATCATATACTCGTCCATACCGGCCAGAACTGGGATTATTCATTGAACGAAATCTTCTTTCAGGAGCTCGAGATAAGAAAGCCTGATTATTTTCTAAACGTTCCGGGAAAGCACCTGGGAGAGACGATGGGTAATATTATCAGTGCTGCATATGAAGTCCTCCTAAAAGAGAAGCCCGAAGCACTTCTGATACTTGGGGATACAAACAGCGCTCTGAGCGCTATTCCGGCTAAAAGACTAAAGATCCCCATATTTCATATGGAAGCGGGCAATAGATGCTTCGATCAAAATGTACCGGAAGAGATAAACAGAAAGATAGTCGATCATATAAGTGATATAAACCTTCCATACACGGAGCACAGCAGAAGATATCTTCTTTCTGAAGGTTTTAGAAAAGAGCATATCTTCGTCACTGGCTCTCCAATGCCTGAAGTCTTATATCATTTCATGGATAAGATAGACAATAGCGATGCTCTTGAGAGACTAAACCTTGAAGATGGAAAGTATATCCTTGTAAGCGCCCACAGAGAAGAGAATCTGGATATAGAGAAGAACTTCAACGAAGTAGTGAACACACTGAACATAGTAGCCGAAGAGTTCAAGCTACCTGTGATCTACTCGACCCATCCCAGGAGCTGGAAGAAGATAGAAGAGAAGGGAGTCAAATTCAATCCGTTAATTACCAATTTAAGACCCTTTGGCTTCTTCGACTACAATAAGCTCCAGAAGAAGGCGTATTGTGTTCTATCTGACAGTGGCACTCTCAGCGAAGAATCGTCTATTATGGGTTTCCCCGCAGTTCTCTTCAGAACAAGCACCGAAAGACCCGAAGTGCTCGACAAAGGCTCTATAGTCATCGGTGGAATAAAGGCCAGAGGAGTGGTCAACGCGATAACGATTGCAAGAGAGACCTTCAAAAGCGAAGAAAGAGCTCCTTTATCACCGGATTATGTTGACAGAAATGTTTCCGATAAAGTCCTCAGGATTGTCCAGGGATGTTTCGAGATCATCAATCGCACATCTTGGTTGAAGGAGGTCTGA
- a CDS encoding sugar nucleotide-binding protein, translating into MKFLVLGAAGMAGHTISTYLCEKGHDVIGFDRVKGNHCEFVVGDARNVEFIHGIITQGRFDSVINCIGILNQFAEENRELAVFLNSYLPHFLAEITKNLDTQIIHMSTDCVFSGKTGGYTESDLRDGETFYDRTKALGELEDEKNITFRNSIVGPDMNENGIGLFNWFMKQDGTIKGYTRAMWTGLTTLELAKAMEQAAQKRASGLYNMVYSKPISKYDLLKLFNKYMRNDELNIEPFDGFVADKSLKRTRFEFGYVVPDYETMVSQMAEWIMNHKYYYPHYNL; encoded by the coding sequence ATGAAGTTTCTTGTTCTTGGAGCAGCCGGAATGGCCGGGCATACAATATCGACCTATCTATGTGAAAAGGGACACGATGTCATTGGATTCGATCGTGTGAAGGGCAACCATTGCGAATTTGTCGTTGGAGACGCAAGAAACGTCGAATTTATTCATGGCATAATAACTCAGGGGCGATTTGATTCTGTTATTAACTGCATTGGAATTCTGAATCAATTTGCGGAAGAGAATAGAGAGCTTGCAGTCTTTCTGAACTCTTATCTCCCTCACTTCCTTGCGGAGATAACTAAGAATCTGGATACACAGATCATCCATATGAGTACTGACTGTGTTTTCTCTGGAAAAACAGGTGGCTATACTGAATCGGATCTGAGAGACGGAGAGACTTTCTACGATCGGACCAAAGCCTTAGGGGAGCTTGAAGACGAGAAGAACATAACTTTTAGGAACTCGATTGTCGGACCGGATATGAACGAAAACGGAATAGGCCTTTTCAATTGGTTCATGAAGCAGGACGGAACGATAAAAGGTTATACCAGAGCAATGTGGACAGGTCTCACCACCCTCGAGCTTGCCAAAGCTATGGAGCAGGCAGCCCAGAAAAGAGCGAGCGGTTTGTACAACATGGTTTACAGCAAACCTATAAGTAAATATGATCTGCTGAAGCTATTCAACAAATACATGAGGAATGACGAACTAAATATTGAGCCTTTCGATGGTTTCGTTGCAGATAAATCTCTTAAGAGAACACGATTTGAGTTTGGTTATGTTGTTCCCGACTATGAGACGATGGTATCTCAGATGGCAGAATGGATAATGAATCATAAGTATTATTATCCTCACTATAATCTATAG
- a CDS encoding polysaccharide biosynthesis protein yields MFRNKSLLVTGGTGSFGNAVVKRFLQTEISEIRIFSRDEKKQDDMRKLYNNDKLKFYIGDVRDYNSIESALRGVNFVFSAAALKQVPSCEFFPLEAVKTNILGTENTLNAAIANGVKKVIVLSTDKAVYPINAMGMTKALMEKVMVAKSRTISENKTVLCGTRYGNVMASRGSVIPLFIEQIKAGKPLTITNPNMTRFMMSLDDAVDLVLYAFRNGNQGDIFVQKAPAATIKTLAEALIDIFEADSKIHIIGTRHGEKLYESLLTSEERLVAEDLGEYYRVPADTRDLNYSKYFDKGQLTVENVEPYTSHNTDQLTVEGLKKLLLSLEEVQSELDNWHSIRGTSGKVVG; encoded by the coding sequence TTGTTCAGAAACAAATCATTACTGGTCACCGGTGGTACCGGCTCTTTCGGAAATGCAGTCGTTAAGCGTTTCCTTCAGACAGAGATAAGCGAGATTCGCATATTCAGTCGTGATGAGAAGAAACAGGACGATATGCGAAAACTGTACAACAACGACAAACTAAAATTCTATATAGGTGATGTTCGCGATTATAACAGCATTGAATCTGCTCTCAGAGGAGTCAATTTCGTCTTCAGTGCGGCGGCGCTGAAACAGGTTCCCTCCTGTGAGTTCTTTCCACTTGAAGCTGTCAAAACAAACATACTGGGAACGGAGAACACACTCAACGCAGCAATAGCCAACGGCGTGAAGAAAGTAATCGTTCTTAGTACAGACAAGGCAGTATATCCAATAAATGCCATGGGTATGACCAAAGCGCTTATGGAAAAAGTTATGGTTGCCAAATCTAGAACTATCTCGGAGAACAAGACAGTTCTCTGCGGCACGAGATACGGAAACGTCATGGCCTCGAGAGGATCAGTTATCCCCCTCTTTATTGAACAGATTAAAGCAGGAAAGCCCCTTACAATTACCAACCCGAACATGACTAGATTCATGATGAGTCTGGACGATGCCGTAGATCTCGTTCTCTACGCTTTCAGGAACGGCAATCAGGGAGATATCTTCGTTCAGAAAGCCCCGGCCGCAACTATAAAGACTCTCGCCGAAGCCCTAATAGACATCTTCGAGGCAGACAGCAAAATCCATATAATTGGCACGCGCCACGGTGAAAAACTGTATGAGAGCTTGCTTACTTCTGAAGAGAGATTGGTAGCGGAAGATCTCGGAGAGTACTATCGAGTCCCGGCAGATACCAGGGATCTAAACTACTCGAAGTATTTCGACAAAGGGCAGCTTACAGTCGAAAATGTTGAACCCTATACATCTCATAACACAGATCAATTAACGGTTGAGGGATTGAAGAAGCTCTTGTTATCGTTGGAAGAGGTCCAGAGCGAACTAGATAATTGGCACTCTATTAGAGGTACCTCAGGCAAGGTGGTTGGATGA
- a CDS encoding glycosyltransferase family 4 protein produces the protein MKSRALKRKLSILLFCDSFPPEICSTANLMKDLSYALSNQGHNVTVLTFEPHGRVMSKFNKSEIGNDPKSVEVIRLDAPETHNKGYIQRGINTTLASLKIVRDGFRRLVGRHFDLCLAYSPPVQYALSALKLSRKLGSSPLLLVRDLFPKVAVDLGILNNGLITKYYNMKEANLYDEADHIFAQSESNETYLLSQKGVSADRVSVLYNWIDLKAFDSSDFRDFRSEFGIEDKFVCLYGGTLGPAQGLEIILDSAELLRDEKEILFLIVGNGRSRDKMAEEIHIRKLENVLLHDYVNASEFPSLVKSADVGLMPLSQKNKTALIPGKIVSYMAGSIPIIAALNKGNEDTARIIEESHCGEYVFSGNTQGFSDLIMKYRSMGAKLKEMGKNGRNYVERNFDVETAINKVISVFADLQG, from the coding sequence ATGAAATCTAGAGCATTGAAACGTAAACTTAGTATACTTCTGTTCTGTGATTCCTTTCCACCTGAAATATGTTCTACAGCCAATTTGATGAAAGATCTTTCTTATGCTCTTTCGAATCAAGGGCACAATGTTACTGTACTGACTTTTGAACCGCATGGAAGAGTTATGAGTAAATTCAATAAGAGCGAAATTGGCAATGATCCAAAAAGTGTAGAAGTGATACGACTAGATGCTCCTGAGACTCATAACAAAGGCTACATACAAAGAGGCATCAACACTACCCTTGCCTCTTTGAAGATTGTTAGAGATGGATTCAGACGCTTGGTTGGTCGTCATTTCGATCTATGTTTGGCTTATAGTCCACCAGTTCAATATGCTCTTTCGGCACTTAAGTTGTCAAGAAAGCTTGGATCTAGCCCCTTATTACTTGTAAGAGATCTGTTTCCAAAAGTGGCTGTAGATCTCGGAATACTCAACAATGGACTAATAACTAAGTACTACAATATGAAAGAGGCCAATCTATATGACGAGGCTGACCATATTTTTGCCCAATCAGAATCAAATGAGACCTATTTGCTGAGCCAAAAAGGGGTCTCAGCGGACAGAGTATCTGTGCTCTACAACTGGATAGATTTGAAGGCTTTCGATTCATCCGATTTTAGGGACTTCAGATCCGAATTTGGCATAGAGGACAAATTTGTCTGCCTTTATGGAGGAACACTTGGTCCAGCTCAAGGACTAGAAATCATACTAGATTCTGCTGAACTACTAAGAGATGAAAAGGAGATTCTATTCCTAATTGTTGGAAATGGAAGATCAAGGGATAAAATGGCTGAAGAAATCCATATAAGGAAACTCGAAAACGTTCTGTTGCATGATTATGTTAATGCAAGCGAATTTCCTAGTTTAGTTAAGAGTGCTGATGTTGGTTTGATGCCACTATCACAAAAAAACAAAACAGCCCTAATACCTGGAAAGATAGTTAGCTATATGGCAGGATCGATTCCAATCATTGCTGCCTTAAACAAAGGAAATGAAGACACCGCAAGAATAATCGAAGAGAGTCACTGTGGAGAATACGTTTTCAGTGGCAACACCCAGGGTTTTTCAGACCTGATAATGAAATATAGATCAATGGGGGCAAAGTTGAAGGAGATGGGCAAAAATGGTCGTAATTACGTTGAGAGAAATTTTGATGTAGAAACCGCAATCAATAAGGTAATATCAGTCTTTGCAGATTTGCAAGGATAG